The genome window GACGTTCAACGCCGGATCAGCGGTCCGTCCAGCACCCGCTGCGCATAGGCCGCCTCGCGCGCGTGTTCCACGCGATAGCGGTCGCGCGCGGCGCGCATGGCCGCCTGGTGGGCGTCGATGTTGGCCTGCGTCAGCTCCACGCCGAAATCGGCCGGCGCCGGCGTGTCGCCGCCAAACAAACGCGTCAGGATCAAGCGGCCCACATTGTCCCGGTAATGCGACACTTCCCAGTAATAATGCATGTCGGGCTTGCCGCTGACGAGCGGGGTCGCTTCGGTCGTGATGCTGTTAAAGCCGGAAAAATCAACCAGGCGCACGTCGCAGCCGTGCAGGCGGTGACGTTCGACGACCTGCACCAGGCCGCGTTGCCAGGCCTGCATGGCATCCCACTTGCCGCGCCAGTGCAGCGCGTACAAGGTCAGCGCGTGCGTGGGGTTGATGTACAGGCGCAGGCGCATGCCTGGCCGGCACAGCTTGCCGATACTGGCGTCGAGCGCGGGTGTCGAGGGCGGTGTCGGCCCCAGGCCATCGCCGAATTCCTGCAGCCGCACGGGAATCGCATCCTTGGTACCGAGCCAGTGCTTGATGCCCTTGCGGGTGCACGTCTCGTCGCGCTGCCCATACACGGCCAGGTTGGAGCGGCAGGTATCGCCGGCATTGCCTGTCAGGATGCGCACGCTGTCCTGCGTCATGTCCAGGGTCAGGCCGCGCTTCAGGTTGACCAGGGCGCGCTGGACGAAAAAGCCGTGCCGGGCGCCCGTCAGGCTGTCTTCCACGCGCACCGCGCCCATGTCCAGGGAAAAAGTGGGCGCGTCGATGCCCCACACCATGGTCTCGACCCGGCTGACCCTGGTCGCATGCTCGGCCAGACGGATGGCGTCGCCGATCGAGGCGCCGGACACGGCGCTGTTGAAGATCCTCTTGCCGTCGAACAAGGCACGCACGCCCGTCGGCAAGCCCATTTCCGTGCGCGAATTGCCGATGTAGATGATGGCCGGCCGGTAGCGCGCCACGGCATAGGTCTTGGCCCAGGCGCCGAGCTTTTCGTTCAGCTGGCGCGGGCGCTGCAGCAAGGGACTGTCCCACTGGTGCAGCAGGTAGGGGTCGACCTGATAGTTCAGGAAAGAGACGGCGCCGAGCACCAGGCCGACGCAGGCGAGGAAGCAGACAAGATAGCGGCGGCCGGAAGTGTCCATGCTCAGAACTGGAAGTAGAGAAATTCGGTGACCCGGTTCATGCCGAAGATGCAGGCGACGAACAGAGCGGCAAACCCCACGCTCCAGCGGCGCGTGGGGCGCCAGCTGAAGGCCCAGCGCCCTGTCGGCTGAAATATTCTTTCAATGGCAGGCTCGTAAAGAAAGAATATTTCTTGCGTATTGGGCGCCTTGAAAGCCAGCAGCATGGCGCCCAGCAGCACGGGCAAGCCCGGCCCCGCCAGTTCGATCCAGCGGATACCATCGAACGCCGGATGCAAGCCCCATTGCGCCAGGCTGGCCGCGTGACTGGCCAGGCCGCGCGGCAGGCTCACGCCGTTCGCGCCCAGCAGCGCACCAGTGATGTCCCAGGCCGTGGCCACGTCGGGCGCGCGGAAGAAGACCCAGGCAAGCATCACGGCAAGAAAAGTCAGGACGCAGGGCCACCAGCGCAGCCAGCAGTACCCCCGCGCAGCGCCGAACGCGCGCTGCCACGCCTGCTGCAGTACCAGGTACAGGCCGTGCAAGCCGCCCCAGATGACGAACGTCCAGCCGGCGCCGTGCCACAGGCCGCCCAGCAGCATGGTCAGCATCAGGTTGCGGTAGCGCAGAGCTTCGCCGTGGCGGCTGCCGCCCAGCGGTATGTATAAATAGTCTCGCAGGAAACGCGACAAGGTCATGTGCCAGCGGCGCCAGAAGTCGGCGATATTGGCCGCCTTGTACGGCGAGTTGAAGTTCAGCGGTAATTTCACGCCGAACAGGCGCGACAGGCCGATGGCCATGTCCGAATAGCCGGAAAAGTCGAAATACAGCTGGAAGGTATAGGCCAGCACGCCGATCCACGCCTCGATCAGGGTGGGTGTGGCCCCGGCGGCGAAGACGGGGATGGCCAGCGGCGACAGGTTGTCGGCGATCAGCACCTTCTTTGCCAGCCCAATCGTGAAAATCGACAGGCCGATGGCGAAGTTGGCCGCGCGCGGGTGAGCGTTGGCCGGGTCGGCGAACTGCGGCATCATGTCGCGGTGGTGCAGCACGGGGCCGGCGATCAAATGGGGGAAATAGCTGACGAACAGCACGTAATGAATAAAACGGTACTCGCGCACCTCGCCCCGGTAGCAATCGACGAGGAAGGCGATCTGCGTGAAGGTAAAGAACGAAATGCCGATCGGCAGAATGATGTCGAGGCCATGCCACGGCAGGCTGCCAGCGCCAGCACCGGCGGCCACGGCGACGGCATTGACGCTGTCGATGAAAAAATTCGCATATTTGTAGTAGGCGAGCAGCCCCAGGTTCAAGGCCAGGGCCGCCACCAGCACGCGCTTGCGGGCCGCGCCCGTGCTGGCCCCCAGCAGGCGCCCGGCGCCATAATTGACGCAGATGGAGGCCAGCAGCAGCGGCAGATAGCGCACGTCCCACCAGGCATAGAAGAACAGCGAGGCGAGCGCCAGCCACACGGCCGGCGCCAGGCGCCAGCTGGCGGAGGACGTCAATCGGTCCAGCAGAAAATAGCCGGCCAGCACGATGGGCAGATAGCCGAACAGGAAGGCGAAGGAGTTAAACAGCACGGCGCCTCCTGGCAGGCAAGGACTGCAGCTGGTAGTAACACTCGGCAATTTGCGCCGCCACCCGCTCCCACGTAAAACGTTCCACCAGCGCTTGCACGCGGGCGCGCTCGGGCGGCAGCGCCAGCAAGTCGAGGATAGCCTGGCGCTGCGCGGGGCCATCGTCCCAGGCCACCTTGCGCAGCGCGAACGCGGAATCGGGCAAGTCCAGCGCGCTTTGCGCCGTCATCACGACGGGCGTGCCGGCCGCCAGCGCTTCGAGCACGCTCAAGGGAAACACTTCGCCCTGGCTGGGCAAGGCCGCCACGGCCGCCGCATGGTAGGCGCTGGCCAGCAGCGGGTCGGCGTGGTCGAGCGCGCCCAGCCAGCTGACGTGCGGCAATTCCAGCAACTGCTGCAGATACGCCTGCTGTTCGCGGGGCGCGGCGCCGATCAGCACCAGGGGCAAGCCGGCCCCCGTCAGCGCCTGGGCCAGGCCCAGCTGGTTTTTATACGCTGAAATGCTGCCCACCATCAGCAC of Janthinobacterium sp. PAMC25594 contains these proteins:
- a CDS encoding MBOAT family protein, translating into MLFNSFAFLFGYLPIVLAGYFLLDRLTSSASWRLAPAVWLALASLFFYAWWDVRYLPLLLASICVNYGAGRLLGASTGAARKRVLVAALALNLGLLAYYKYANFFIDSVNAVAVAAGAGAGSLPWHGLDIILPIGISFFTFTQIAFLVDCYRGEVREYRFIHYVLFVSYFPHLIAGPVLHHRDMMPQFADPANAHPRAANFAIGLSIFTIGLAKKVLIADNLSPLAIPVFAAGATPTLIEAWIGVLAYTFQLYFDFSGYSDMAIGLSRLFGVKLPLNFNSPYKAANIADFWRRWHMTLSRFLRDYLYIPLGGSRHGEALRYRNLMLTMLLGGLWHGAGWTFVIWGGLHGLYLVLQQAWQRAFGAARGYCWLRWWPCVLTFLAVMLAWVFFRAPDVATAWDITGALLGANGVSLPRGLASHAASLAQWGLHPAFDGIRWIELAGPGLPVLLGAMLLAFKAPNTQEIFFLYEPAIERIFQPTGRWAFSWRPTRRWSVGFAALFVACIFGMNRVTEFLYFQF